The genomic window CAAAGGCAGCGATGGGTTAACGCGATAGACATTGCGGCGGCCCTCTCTGCGGCGCTCAATGTAACCCTCAACTTCCAGATCCGAAATAATCTTGTGCGTCGTGCGCTCAGTAACGCCGATGTACGAGGCTATCTCACGGGCGGTGCTGCGCGGGTTGTGGAATATGAACGACAGCACAAGTCCATGATTAGTTATAAATGTCCATCTGGCGGACGGAGTCGTCATATTGCCTTTTCACTCTCCAGTTGCGAGTAGAGCGGATGATACCACAGCACCAAATCTAGCACAATAAGGCGTAGATAGCCCAGAGATTGGCTCATTTCATCTGCGGCAAGTCCCATATCCTAATCTTCCGCCATCGAGGGGAAAAGAAACCGGATGGACAGGAAATATGCCCAGCCCTTGAGGCAGAGTCAGCCATCGTCCCCTCGCGGCTAATCCGGCGAAGGGACGATGTGAAGCGGCAGACTAGCCCGCCAGATCGCATACCAGCCGCACCAGCGTACGAACCGGCGCACCTGTTGCGCCCTTGATATTGGCGCCCTTTACGCTGCCAGTCCGCGCCACGCCTGCGATGTCCAGGTGCACCCACGGCGCACCGTCGTTGAACTCGCCGATAATCAGCGCGCCCGTGATGGCGCCCGCGCCGCTTCCGCCGGTGTTCTTGATGTCCGCGATGTCGCTGCGATACTGCGTCTTGTATTCATCGTACATAGGCAGCGGCCAGGCGCGTTCGCCGACCGCGTTCCCTGCGCTGACGACCTGCTGTGTGAAGTCGTCGTCGTTTCCGAAAGCGCCCATGCACTTATCGCCCAAGGCAACCCCCATCGCGCCGGTGAGCGTCGCAACATCAACTAGCCTGTTCAACCCGACCGAGCGCGCATACGACATCGCGTCCGCAAGCACAAGCCGACCTTCGGCATCGGTGTTGTCAATCTCTATTGTCTTGCCGTTCATCGCGCGGATCACATCGCCCGGACGCAGCGCAGCACCGCTTACCATGTTTTCAGCTGCTGGCACGATGACCGTTACGTTAATCTTCGGCTTCAGCTGCGCAATAGCCTCCATCGCGCCGATGACAGACGCGCCGCCTGCCATATCGCCCTTCATCGTCGCCATACCAGAGGCGTTCTTGATGTCCAGCCCGCCGCTGTCGAATGTGATGCCCTTGCCCAGCAGCCCGATGTTGTTCTCCGTGTTCTGCGGATCGCCGTTATATCGCATGATGATGAACTTTGGCGGCTCTTCGCTTGCCCGTGCCACGGCGAGAAGCGCGCCCATGCCCAATTCCTTCATCTGCGGCCGTTCGATAACTTCAAGTTCTATGCCGTGCGCTTGCGAAACTTCCAGTGCCTGCTCCGCCATTTCTGAAGGCGTCATACTGTTCGCCGGCTCGTTCGCCATGTCTCGGCAGCGGTTCACCCCTTCGCCAATGATGCTGCCGACATCAATGCCACTCCGCAGTGCGTCCAGCTTAGATTCGTCGAACTCTACGACAGTCATTTCATTCAGGTTGACGTCTGATGCGTCTGCCTTGTACTTGTCGAAGCGGTACATGCCCAGCACGATGCCCTCTGCCAGCGCCTGCGCGCTCGCCTGCTCGTCTAAGCCCGCGATGCCTGCGCCGTGCACGATGGTTGCCGCGGACTGCACGCCGATGCCGTTCAGATGCCGCGCCGCTTCAGCCGCCACGCTCCGCACGCCGTCGAGGGTGAACGAGTCCGCGCTGCCAAGTCCGGCGACAAGCACGCGCTTCGGTGTGATGCTACCCAGCGTGTGAATGAGCGTCATCTCTCCGCTCTTTCCCTTGATTTCGCCGTCCGCGATGAGCGCCGATATTGCGCCTCCCATCGCCTTGTCAACCGCGCCCGTCGCGCCGCCCGGCGTGGTTACGCCCTCGAACAGGTTCACCACCACCGCGCCAACATCCTGCTGCGCTATGTCGCCTGCTACTACATTAATTCTCATAGTGATTCCTCCAAAGATGGGCGAGATTGCCCTATTTCATTGCCCATTATGACACTTGTCTGCGAATTGTCGTGTGTATGGTTCCGCGAATTACTCGTCGTGATTCGCGCTAATTATATGTCAGCTCGCGCCGATTCTGCTATCCTAGTGAGGCATTCACGGATGCGAGCGAGCCTACAATTATAGCGCATACGAAAATAAGAATGTGAGGAGCAAGCCAGTGGCAGAGCGCACCATCACCGCAGCGGAGACCAACCTGATTGAGCGAGCGCACCGGGTATTGCCCGGCGGCAGTCTGGGGAACATCGGCAAGGACATAGTCATCACTGAGGGCAAGGCTGGTAGAGTGCGAGACGCCAGCGGCAACGAATTCGTAGATTTCCTGCTCGGCTCCGGACCAATGCTCATAGGACACGCGCACCCGGAAGTAACCGGAGTCGTCCGCGAGCAGGTGGACAAGGGGACGACGTTCTTCGCCAACAACGACCAGGCGATTATGCTCGCGGAAGAATTGGTGGACGCGATGGCGTGCGCCGACAAGGTTCGTTTTACCAGCAGCGGCACGGAGGCAACCTTCTACGCGCTGCGTACGGCACGAGCGTATCGTCGGCGCGACAAGATACTGAAGTTTGAGGGCGGCTTCCACGGCATGCACGACTATGCGCTGATGAGCATGTCGCCCGCCAATCCGCACGACTTCCCTCGTCCTACGCCCGACTCATCCGGCATACCGCGTGCGATAGAAGATGAAGTGCTAATTGCGCCGTTCAACGACGTCGAGACGGCAGCGGCAATCATTGAGCAGCACCATGACGAACTTGGAGCGGTCATCGTCGAGCCCTTCCAACGACTGCTGCCGCCAAAGCCCGGCTTCCTGCAAGGGCTGCGCGATGTAACGGCGCAGTACGGCATTCCGCTGATATTCGACGAGGTCGTTACTGGCTTCCGATTCGCGTATGGCGGCGGGCAGGAGTTCTACGGCGTCGAGCCGGACATGTGCTCGCTGGGCAAAGTCATCGCGGGCGGATTTCCGCTTGCGGCGCTGGCAGGCAAGGAAGAGATTATGTCGCACTTCGACCCGGCGTCTGGCGACGCGCTGCCGCAGATTGGCACGCTAAGCGGTAACCCTGTCGCGGCGGCGGCGGGCTTGAAAACGCTGGAAATTCTGCGCCGCGAAGGCGCTTACGAGCGCATTTTCGCCACCGGAAACGCGCTGCGCAGCGAGCTGCAGAGAATGCTAAATGAAGCGGAAATTCCGGCGAGCGTAGTAGGTGAAGCGCCGCTCTTCGATGTGTTTTTCACTGATGCCGAGATAACCGACTACCGCTCCACGTTGACCGCCGACAAGCAGATGCTCAATCGATTCAACGAACTGCTGCTCGCGCGCGGCGTGCTCAAAGGCGACACGAAATTCTACATCTCGCTCGCGCACAGCAATGCCGATGTGCAGCATACCCTCGATGCATTCGCGTCCGCCATCGAAGAGCTGAAAGGCTAGCCGCGCATCGATTTAACGATTCAGTTTACAATCTCACGCCGATTGTGTGTTCTTATGCCACAATCGGCGTTCTTCATTCCACAGGAGGCATTTCGCCGATTTTCGTGCCTTGAGTAGCGGGATGCAAGGTGATTTTCGCTTACATATTCGCGAATTCCACTGCAATCTGCATTAACTTGCCGCTGTCCGCTGCCGTCAATGTTCTGGTTGATTTCTTGAACTTCTCTTAAACGATTGATGCAATTCCGCTTGCCGCGTCTTTTGGACTTTCGCTACCTTTTATATACGGATGTTGGGAAGGTTGGTAGCGAAACGCCTCGAGGAGTGAACGGTGAATTTAGGAACTACTACTATCGATGTTGTCAGCGACGGCACATTTCTGATGGACGGCGGCTGCCTGTTCGGACAAGTGCCCAAGACCCAGTGGGAGTTGCAGATAAAGCCCGATCGGCGAAACCGCATACGTCTCGCGTTGAACTGCCTACTTATCCAGACGCCGGAGCTGAACGTGCTGGTAGACACCGGCGCAGGCTCGAAGCGACAGGACAGGATGAAGGAGACAATGCGGCTTAACGGCAACAAGCTGCTGAAGGGCTTGAAGTCGCACGACATCACGGCGCGCGACATCGACGCGGTAGTACTCAGCAACCTGCATTTTGACCACTCTGGCGGCTGCACGAAGCTCGACCGCTCCGGCACACCCGTGCCGACATTCCCGAAGGCGCGGTATCTAGTGCAGCGGTCCAGCTGGGAAGAGGCAAACTCGCCCAACGAACGATACGCTGACACATTCTACGACGACGATTTCCTTCCACTTGCAGAGCGCGAGATGATCGATTTTGTGGACGACGACTACGAAGTCATCCCCGGCCTCAAGCTGAAGGTTACGGACGGACCATCCATCGGCCACCAGATTGTGCTGGTAGAACGTGGCAGCGAGAAGATCGCCTTCGTGAGCGACCTAATCCCTACGCCGTACCACCTGCCCTTGCCCTACATCCCGGCGATGCACGAATACCCGAACACAACGCTTGAACGCAAGCGCGAGTTCATTGAGATGGCGATCGAAGGCGGCTGGTTGGTTGTGTTCGGCCACGCCTTTGAGCAGAACGCGGGCTACATCGTACAGAAGAACGGCGCGACGCACTTCTTGCCGGTCGAAGTTTAGGCTGCCAAGTTGCCGGCATAGCACTACCGCTTTGGATGTAAGGAGGGGCGCTCATTGCAGCGCCCCTTTCCTTCGCCCACTTACACGAACTGCGCAATTCATTGTCCCAAGAATTGTCAGGTTGCGACACCCAGACTACTTCCAGACTACCTCGGCATTGACCGTTCCGCGCTCGTCAACCGATTGCAATATCCCGCCGGTAATTTCGTTCAACAGCATATCATCGCTCTGCGCTCTGACGCGGATGTAGTTGTCGGTCAAGCCAGTCCAAAATGATTCACCGTCGCGCGTTGTCCGGCTTTCCCAAAGCACCGGGCGCGCATCGCCCAACCGCTCTTGACGGAATTGCCGCATTTGCGACTTGGACAACGCCAGCAGCGCGTTCATCCGCTCGCTCTTGACCTCCGGCGGCAATTGCTCTTTGAAGTGCGCCGCGCTGGTGCCGGGCCGCACCGAGTACGGGAACACATGTATATCTGCGAACCTGATGGATTCGCAGATTTTGTAAGTCGCCTGAAAATCATCGTCCGTCTCGCCGGGGAAGCCCACGATAACATCGGCAGTTACGCTGACATGCGGAATGCGCGCGCGAATTCGGCTAATGGTCTCGGCGTATTCCTGCGTAGTGTACCTGCGGCGCATCCGATTTAGTATGCGGTCGCTGCCACTTTGCAGGGGCATGTGGAAGTGCGGGCAGAGCCGTACGTCGTCCCACAGGTCTAGCAGTTCGTCGCTTATCTCACGCGGCTGCAACGAAGATACGCGCAGCCGCTCAACATCGGTTTGCGACAAGACGCTTGCAATAAGCGAATGTAACGACGCCTCTAGCAAATCAAAACCGTAAGAGCCGAGCTGCGTGCCGGTCAGCACCACTTCGCGATAGCCGCTGTCGATGAGCCGGCGCACTTCGTCCACAATCGCATCTGTCGGGACGCTTTGCTCCCTACCCCGCACCTTAGGCACGATGCAGTAAGCGCAGACCTGATTGCACCCTTCCTGTATCTTCACCATCGCGCGAGTGCGGCCGATGCTGGGAATCGTATAGTCGGCATCGTCGCCGGTGGCGCACGGGACGGTGCTGGCACCATTCTCGCCGCGCCAATCCATGACCTGCCGCACAAGCCGCGATTTGTCCACATTGCCGAACACCAAGTCGATCGCAGACATGTCTGCGAGCTGCTTTGGCGAACGCTGGGCGTAGCAGCCCGTCGCGACTATGGTGGCGCTCGGATTGCGCCGCCGCGCCGCCCGCAGCGACTGCCGCGCCTTCCTGTCCGCGACATGCGTCACGGTGCAGCTATTGACCACATACACATCCGCCGGCTCATCTTCGCGCACCTGCTTCAGCCCCGCCTCCGCAAACTCGCGCGTCAGCGCCAGCGTGTCAGCCTGGTTAAGCTTGCAGCCGTGCGTCTCAATGGCGAATGTTGTAGGGCTAGTGGCTCCAGTCTCGTTAGTCTGTGTCTGCATCACATAGCACTCGGGGAGTAGTTCCTTCCCTTTTAGTTTAGGAGATGGTTAGGATGGGAGGCAAGCGGAAAATGTGCAACACTACTGAAGCATTGCTGCCTTGTCAGAGCATTTACGCTGATGACATTCCGCTATGCTATTATAGGGATTTGTGGAATAGGCGGTCAATTCCGGGCGAATGGAGACTGTGCATGGACTGGATAGAACGCGCGCGCTGTATGGTGGCGTATCACCCGGAGGCGGTAGACTTCATTCGCAGGGCATCCGACTACTTCCCTGTCGATATGGCGCACATCCATCTGTTGCTTCGGCTGTGGGTCGAAGCGGACAATATGGACGCGGTGATACTGCCGATGCTGCACGAACTCAATGCCGGTCTGCTGGATGAAGAGGGCATCATCGACACCAACAGAGGCGCATCTTTGCGGCCAACCGCTTTCGCGTCGTTCAGCGATGCCAACACTGAAGAAATCGTGTATGAGTGCTTCTGGCACTTGAACTGGGGCGATAGTCAAGCGCTATCGGTCGTTATGTCTGTGAACGGCGATGGCGTGTTTCAAGTTCAGGCACGTGGCGAAGCGTCTGTAAGCGAGCATCGTATCGGTTATCCGCCTAGTGAGAACGCATTGAAGGACGCGCTTGTAGCCGTGTATGTCGCTGAGCAGACTGCCGACTGATGCCCCATGTTTATGGTCATTCGGCACGAACCCGGCATGAATTAGCGTTGGACGAATACTTCTCGCCAGCCGTAGTAATGTATCAATCAGGCGGCAAGACTGCTATAGTTCACATTAATATCTGAAACTGGAGCAATCCCAATATGAAGAATCGAGTAGTAATTACCGGGATAGGCGTTGTCAGCCCGATTGGGCTTGATCGCCAGTCCACATGGGAAGGACTGGTCGCCGGCAAATCCGGCGTGGACCAGATTTCGTGCTTTGACCCAGAAGGCTATCGCACCACCATCGCCGCGGAAGTCCTGGGCTTCGACGCCGCGCAGCATGTCGGCAGGAAGGAAGCGCGCCGCATGGACAGGTTCGTGCAGCTTGGCGCGGTCGCCGCCCTTGAAGCGGTTGACCACGCGGGCATTGGCATAAACGCAGACAACAGCACGCGCGTCTCCGTGATGATCTCGAGTGGCATCGGCGGCATTATCACGCTGTCCGAGCAAGTCAAGGTTCTAGAAAACCGCGGTCCGTCGCGTATCAGCCCGTTCCTTGTACCGATGATGCTGCCGGACATGGCGTCAGGACAAGTGTCGATTATGCTCGGCGCAAAGGGCCCGAACTACTCCACCGTATCCGCGTGTTCCAGCGGCGCGGATGCCATCGGACAGGCGCTCGAAGTGCTGCAGGAAGGCGATGCCGATGTGGTGCTTGCCGGCGGCGCAGAGGCCGCGATATGCCCGATCGGGGTTGCAGGATTCAACGCCTGCCATGCGCTCTCCACACGCAACGACGACCCTGCCGCCGCATCGCGGCCGTTCGATGCGGAACGCGATGGCTTTGTGATGGGCGAGGGCGCAAGTGTGCTAGTGATGGAGACACTTGAAAACGCCATAGAGCGCGGCGCAACGCCGATTGTCGAACTCGTTGGATATGGCTCGACTGCGGATGCCAATCACATCACGCAGCCCGCGCCCGAAGGCGAAGGCGCGGCGCGCGCGATGAAGATCGCTATCAAGAAGGCTGGCTTGCAGCCCGACGAAATCGGCTATGTGAACGCGCACGGCACATCAACGCCGCTGAACGACAAGTACGAGACGATGGCGATGAAGGGCGTGTTCGAGGAGGGCGCGTACAGCGTTCCCATCAGCTCCACAAAGTCGATGACCGGACATCTTCTTGGCGCGAGCGGCGCGCTCGAAGCAGCCATAACCTCGCTCGCGATTGCCAAGCAGACCATTCCACCGACAATCAACCTGCGGAATGCCGACCCCGAATGCGACCTGAACTACACGCCAAACGTGGCGACGCAGGGGCGCATCGACGCTGCGCTCAGCAATTCGTTCGGCTTCGGCGGGCACAACGCCTCCCTAGCCTTCCAACGCTACGAGGATTAACGGACAGCGCGTTTAGTCTTCTTCCTGCCATTTACTTAAAGTCGGGTAACGATTCATCATTGATTTCTGGCGAAAATGCGCGCTGCTTACCTGCCCATTACGAGTCCTAGCATGTATAGTACGGGCTGAGACTCTTCATCTTCACTTTGATGGTTCATTGCAATACCATGTCAGACGCGACACAAAAGGGCTGGAAGCTGCGCGATTTCCCACCGTTCGGTTTTGCCCAAGAACTGGGTTTCACACCATTCCACGCCCATCTTCTTTACAATCGGGGCGTTCAGACAGCTGAAGACGCCGAGCTCTTCCTCAATACAGACGAGCGCCTGCTTAACGACCCCAAGATGCTCCCGGACATGCCCAAAGCCGTCGAGCGGCTTAGGCAGGCGCTTGACGGCGGGGAGCACATCGCCATATTTGGCGACTTCGATGCGGACGGCATAACCGGCACTGCTCTCTTGACGACCGCCCTCAGAAGCTTGGGAGCGAAGGTTACTCCATTGCTGCCGAACCGCGCGGACGAAGGGCACGGGCTGAATACCCGAGCGATCAATCTGATGGCAGAAGGCGGCGCATCACTGCTGATTACTGTGGACTGCGGCACGACTTCCGTTGACGAAGTGGACCAGGCTGCGGAGCTGGGTATCGACACAATCATCACGGACCATCACACCGTGCTGCCTCAAGTCCCTGCATCCCACGCGCTCATCAATCCGCGACACCCGGATTCGCTCTATCCATTCGGCGGTCTTACCGGCGTCGGCATGTCGTTCAAGCTCATTGAGGCGCTATACGGCGCGCTTGACGAAGATTGGCCCGAGCACCTGCTCGAATTCGTTGCACTTGGCACAGTGGCGGACGTTGGACCGTTGCAAGGCGAGAATCGCTTTCTGGTCAAGCGCGGCTTGGAGAGCCTGAACCGAACCGATAATCCGGGCATACAAGCGCTCGCTGGCAGCGCGAGAATGAATATGGGCACGCTCGACACGGAATCGCTGTCGTTCGGCATAATCCCGCGCCTAAACGTGCCGGGACGCCTAAGCGACCCAAAGGTAGCATTGCACCTGCTGACGACCGACAGTGCGGATGTGGCGCGCTCGCTGGCAGACGAAATCGAGCATCTCAACGGCAAGCGGCAGGAACTTACCCATCGCGCCGTTGCAGAAGCAGAGGCGCAGGTTGAGCGGCAGTGCGAATTGCCGTATATCCTCATTGTGAAGAGCGCCGATTGGATACCCGGGATCTTGGGTCTGATTGCGGGCAGGTTGTCGGAGCAATACTATCGCCCGGCAATCGCCATCTCGATTGACGGCGAGATCTGCCGTGCCAGCGCGCGAAGCATCCCGGAGTTCAGCATCATTAAGGCGATGGGCGAGAGCGCAGAATTGTTCGACGAATGGGGCGGACATCCGCGCGCCGCCGGATTTACCATGCAGATCGCTAACCTGCCTGCCCTTGAGCAGAACTTGTACTGCACCGCCGCCGAGTGGTTGGATGGACAGAGCCTTGCGCCG from Chloroflexota bacterium includes these protein-coding regions:
- a CDS encoding winged helix-turn-helix transcriptional regulator, with the translated sequence MTTPSARWTFITNHGLVLSFIFHNPRSTAREIASYIGVTERTTHKIISDLEVEGYIERRREGRRNVYRVNPSLPLRHHTKQDVMVEELLEALTTKNPQAALAN
- a CDS encoding leucyl aminopeptidase yields the protein MRINVVAGDIAQQDVGAVVVNLFEGVTTPGGATGAVDKAMGGAISALIADGEIKGKSGEMTLIHTLGSITPKRVLVAGLGSADSFTLDGVRSVAAEAARHLNGIGVQSAATIVHGAGIAGLDEQASAQALAEGIVLGMYRFDKYKADASDVNLNEMTVVEFDESKLDALRSGIDVGSIIGEGVNRCRDMANEPANSMTPSEMAEQALEVSQAHGIELEVIERPQMKELGMGALLAVARASEEPPKFIIMRYNGDPQNTENNIGLLGKGITFDSGGLDIKNASGMATMKGDMAGGASVIGAMEAIAQLKPKINVTVIVPAAENMVSGAALRPGDVIRAMNGKTIEIDNTDAEGRLVLADAMSYARSVGLNRLVDVATLTGAMGVALGDKCMGAFGNDDDFTQQVVSAGNAVGERAWPLPMYDEYKTQYRSDIADIKNTGGSGAGAITGALIIGEFNDGAPWVHLDIAGVARTGSVKGANIKGATGAPVRTLVRLVCDLAG
- a CDS encoding aminotransferase class III-fold pyridoxal phosphate-dependent enzyme, giving the protein MHGCERAYNYSAYENKNVRSKPVAERTITAAETNLIERAHRVLPGGSLGNIGKDIVITEGKAGRVRDASGNEFVDFLLGSGPMLIGHAHPEVTGVVREQVDKGTTFFANNDQAIMLAEELVDAMACADKVRFTSSGTEATFYALRTARAYRRRDKILKFEGGFHGMHDYALMSMSPANPHDFPRPTPDSSGIPRAIEDEVLIAPFNDVETAAAIIEQHHDELGAVIVEPFQRLLPPKPGFLQGLRDVTAQYGIPLIFDEVVTGFRFAYGGGQEFYGVEPDMCSLGKVIAGGFPLAALAGKEEIMSHFDPASGDALPQIGTLSGNPVAAAAGLKTLEILRREGAYERIFATGNALRSELQRMLNEAEIPASVVGEAPLFDVFFTDAEITDYRSTLTADKQMLNRFNELLLARGVLKGDTKFYISLAHSNADVQHTLDAFASAIEELKG
- a CDS encoding MBL fold metallo-hydrolase, coding for MNLGTTTIDVVSDGTFLMDGGCLFGQVPKTQWELQIKPDRRNRIRLALNCLLIQTPELNVLVDTGAGSKRQDRMKETMRLNGNKLLKGLKSHDITARDIDAVVLSNLHFDHSGGCTKLDRSGTPVPTFPKARYLVQRSSWEEANSPNERYADTFYDDDFLPLAEREMIDFVDDDYEVIPGLKLKVTDGPSIGHQIVLVERGSEKIAFVSDLIPTPYHLPLPYIPAMHEYPNTTLERKREFIEMAIEGGWLVVFGHAFEQNAGYIVQKNGATHFLPVEV
- the mtaB gene encoding tRNA (N(6)-L-threonylcarbamoyladenosine(37)-C(2))-methylthiotransferase MtaB — its product is MQTQTNETGATSPTTFAIETHGCKLNQADTLALTREFAEAGLKQVREDEPADVYVVNSCTVTHVADRKARQSLRAARRRNPSATIVATGCYAQRSPKQLADMSAIDLVFGNVDKSRLVRQVMDWRGENGASTVPCATGDDADYTIPSIGRTRAMVKIQEGCNQVCAYCIVPKVRGREQSVPTDAIVDEVRRLIDSGYREVVLTGTQLGSYGFDLLEASLHSLIASVLSQTDVERLRVSSLQPREISDELLDLWDDVRLCPHFHMPLQSGSDRILNRMRRRYTTQEYAETISRIRARIPHVSVTADVIVGFPGETDDDFQATYKICESIRFADIHVFPYSVRPGTSAAHFKEQLPPEVKSERMNALLALSKSQMRQFRQERLGDARPVLWESRTTRDGESFWTGLTDNYIRVRAQSDDMLLNEITGGILQSVDERGTVNAEVVWK
- the fabF gene encoding beta-ketoacyl-ACP synthase II; translated protein: MKNRVVITGIGVVSPIGLDRQSTWEGLVAGKSGVDQISCFDPEGYRTTIAAEVLGFDAAQHVGRKEARRMDRFVQLGAVAALEAVDHAGIGINADNSTRVSVMISSGIGGIITLSEQVKVLENRGPSRISPFLVPMMLPDMASGQVSIMLGAKGPNYSTVSACSSGADAIGQALEVLQEGDADVVLAGGAEAAICPIGVAGFNACHALSTRNDDPAAASRPFDAERDGFVMGEGASVLVMETLENAIERGATPIVELVGYGSTADANHITQPAPEGEGAARAMKIAIKKAGLQPDEIGYVNAHGTSTPLNDKYETMAMKGVFEEGAYSVPISSTKSMTGHLLGASGALEAAITSLAIAKQTIPPTINLRNADPECDLNYTPNVATQGRIDAALSNSFGFGGHNASLAFQRYED
- the recJ gene encoding single-stranded-DNA-specific exonuclease RecJ gives rise to the protein MMVHCNTMSDATQKGWKLRDFPPFGFAQELGFTPFHAHLLYNRGVQTAEDAELFLNTDERLLNDPKMLPDMPKAVERLRQALDGGEHIAIFGDFDADGITGTALLTTALRSLGAKVTPLLPNRADEGHGLNTRAINLMAEGGASLLITVDCGTTSVDEVDQAAELGIDTIITDHHTVLPQVPASHALINPRHPDSLYPFGGLTGVGMSFKLIEALYGALDEDWPEHLLEFVALGTVADVGPLQGENRFLVKRGLESLNRTDNPGIQALAGSARMNMGTLDTESLSFGIIPRLNVPGRLSDPKVALHLLTTDSADVARSLADEIEHLNGKRQELTHRAVAEAEAQVERQCELPYILIVKSADWIPGILGLIAGRLSEQYYRPAIAISIDGEICRASARSIPEFSIIKAMGESAELFDEWGGHPRAAGFTMQIANLPALEQNLYCTAAEWLDGQSLAPSIDIDCEVRLEAFTPNNVNFILSLGPFGEGNPSPVFLTRGVRVVEARRVGSGGRHLKMRLNQGRTTIDAIAFNLGHLAGVTRREIDVVYSVGLDSWQGRTTLQMTVQDLCASN